The following proteins come from a genomic window of Thermus antranikianii DSM 12462:
- a CDS encoding branched-chain amino acid ABC transporter permease translates to MSFVVELFLSGVVLGLIYALVALGFVLIYKASRVVNFAQGELIAIGAFSAHFFLVGLKLPVVLAFALALGFTALVGYLLERLFLKRLVGQPIISVIMATIGLAFFLDGLLHLTPYGAGSYGYPPFLPEGGVRVLGAQVSYAQLLALFLTLGFLFLFTWFFQRSTLGVAMRSVADDQMAAMSLGVSVGKVFALAWAAAGLAAAAGGVMVGTISGLNLDSLVHIGLRVFPVVILGGLDSIPGAVVAGILIGVLENLAAGFLDPYVPGGGTRDVFPFLVLLLVLWFKPHGLFGTEEIERV, encoded by the coding sequence ATGAGCTTCGTGGTGGAACTCTTCCTCTCGGGGGTGGTCCTGGGCCTCATCTACGCCCTGGTGGCCCTGGGGTTTGTCCTCATCTACAAGGCGAGCCGGGTGGTGAACTTCGCCCAAGGGGAGCTCATCGCCATCGGCGCCTTTTCCGCCCACTTCTTCCTGGTGGGCCTCAAGCTCCCCGTGGTCCTGGCCTTTGCCTTGGCGCTAGGGTTCACGGCCCTGGTGGGTTACCTTCTGGAAAGGCTTTTCCTCAAGCGCCTGGTGGGGCAGCCCATCATCTCCGTCATCATGGCCACCATCGGCCTGGCCTTTTTCCTGGACGGACTTCTGCACCTCACGCCCTACGGGGCGGGGAGCTACGGCTACCCTCCCTTCCTGCCCGAGGGCGGGGTGCGGGTTCTGGGGGCCCAGGTTTCCTACGCCCAGCTCCTCGCCCTTTTCCTCACCCTGGGGTTTCTTTTCCTCTTCACCTGGTTCTTCCAGCGCTCCACCCTGGGGGTGGCCATGCGGAGCGTGGCCGATGACCAGATGGCGGCCATGAGCCTCGGGGTGTCCGTGGGCAAGGTCTTCGCCCTGGCCTGGGCGGCGGCGGGCCTGGCGGCGGCGGCGGGCGGGGTGATGGTGGGCACCATCTCCGGCCTTAACCTGGACAGCCTGGTCCACATCGGCCTGCGGGTCTTCCCGGTGGTGATCCTGGGGGGGCTTGATTCCATTCCCGGGGCGGTGGTGGCGGGCATCCTCATCGGCGTTTTGGAAAACCTGGCGGCGGGCTTCCTGGACCCCTATGTGCCCGGTGGGGGCACCCGGGACGTCTTCCCCTTCCTGGTCTTGCTCCTCGTCCTTTGGTTCAAACCCCACGGGCTTTTTGGTACGGAGGAGATTGAGCGCGTATGA
- a CDS encoding branched-chain amino acid ABC transporter permease, producing the protein MRNPWAQTGNYRTSYSQDASLFATHRELLSLLLFLGFLLLLPQLLSRTQVFILDLILVYSIAVLGLNITTGYAGLINIGQAAFMGVGAYTAALLAPQGLPFWLLIPLGGLVAAFFGLLVGIPSLRVKHLYLALATLAFQVIFEWTVGHLPLLKQGGAMDMPRASFLGYEAGFRNHFHFWYYASLATLVLLALFFRNLLRTKYGRALIAVRDNDRAADAMGMDPGRTKLFAFALGAFYAGVAGVLYAYLSRAVVIEDYVFAHSVKYLAMAIVGGLGTLVGSFLGPLFLVLLDVNMEALSNLIKALGFSVAGVDVASALRPLAFGLIIVLFLMFEPRGLYNWWRIVRSYLRTWPFKY; encoded by the coding sequence ATGAGAAACCCTTGGGCGCAGACCGGAAACTACCGCACCTCGTATTCCCAGGATGCGAGCCTCTTTGCCACCCACCGGGAGCTCCTTTCCCTCCTCCTTTTCCTGGGTTTTCTCCTCCTTTTGCCCCAGCTCCTCTCCCGGACCCAGGTCTTCATCCTGGACCTGATCCTGGTCTATAGCATCGCCGTCTTGGGCCTCAACATCACCACGGGGTATGCGGGCCTCATCAACATCGGCCAGGCGGCCTTCATGGGGGTGGGGGCCTACACCGCTGCCCTCCTCGCCCCCCAGGGGCTTCCCTTCTGGCTCCTCATCCCGTTAGGGGGGCTGGTGGCCGCCTTCTTCGGCCTTCTGGTGGGGATTCCAAGCCTTAGGGTGAAGCACCTCTACCTGGCCCTGGCCACCCTGGCCTTCCAGGTGATCTTTGAGTGGACCGTGGGCCACCTGCCCCTCCTGAAGCAAGGGGGGGCCATGGACATGCCCCGGGCGAGCTTTTTGGGTTATGAGGCGGGGTTCCGCAACCACTTCCACTTCTGGTACTACGCTTCCTTGGCAACCCTCGTCCTCCTCGCCCTCTTTTTCCGCAACCTCCTGCGCACCAAGTACGGCCGCGCCCTCATCGCCGTGCGGGACAACGACCGGGCGGCGGACGCCATGGGCATGGACCCCGGGCGCACCAAGCTTTTCGCCTTCGCCCTGGGGGCCTTTTACGCCGGGGTGGCGGGGGTGCTGTACGCCTACCTTTCCCGGGCGGTGGTCATAGAGGACTACGTCTTCGCCCACTCGGTGAAGTACCTGGCCATGGCCATCGTGGGGGGGTTGGGCACCTTGGTGGGAAGCTTCCTTGGACCCCTTTTCCTCGTCCTTTTGGACGTGAACATGGAGGCCCTTTCCAACCTCATCAAGGCCTTGGGCTTCAGCGTGGCGGGGGTGGATGTGGCCAGCGCCCTCAGGCCCTTGGCCTTTGGGCTCATCATCGTCCTCTTCCTCATGTTTGAGCCCAGGGGGCTTTACAACTGGTGGCGCATCGTGCGGAGCTACCTCCGCACGTGGCCGTTCAAGTACTAG
- a CDS encoding ABC transporter substrate-binding protein, with amino-acid sequence MRKGLVAVLAALGLALGQQQVTLFWSGAITGPTSETGAPYGAGIEDYCRHMARAIPGVVLNCVVRDDRYDNATTQRLFEEAVDRFKIPIYLGYSTGAMLQMKALIQELKIPTLPASNHVGLIDPPNGDYYFIPVSTYSEQVVALLEYIAKQKRGAKVALVVHPSPFGRAPVEDARKAAQQLGLQIVDVQEVGAGNLDNTALLRRFEGAGVEFVVHQNVAGPVANILKDTRRLGLSGKMRHLGAVYTGGVDLIALAGEAAEGFLWASPYFTAQDDTPGIRLQKDLVARFGRPASYVENHNYTAGMLAAAIAIEAMKRAQERFKRITNETVYQAIVGMNGPNAFKPGLAVSTKQGIEVDFTRSERTGAEGLRILEVKGGRFVPITDPFTSALFRKVHYGK; translated from the coding sequence ATGCGCAAGGGTTTGGTGGCGGTTTTGGCGGCGTTGGGCCTGGCCTTAGGCCAACAACAGGTGACCCTCTTCTGGTCGGGGGCCATCACCGGCCCCACCTCGGAGACGGGGGCCCCTTACGGCGCGGGGATAGAGGACTACTGCCGGCACATGGCCCGGGCCATCCCGGGGGTGGTGCTGAACTGCGTGGTGCGGGATGACCGCTACGATAACGCCACCACGCAACGCCTCTTTGAGGAGGCGGTGGACCGCTTTAAAATCCCCATCTATCTGGGCTACAGCACGGGGGCCATGCTCCAGATGAAGGCCCTCATCCAGGAGCTCAAGATCCCCACCCTGCCCGCCTCCAACCACGTGGGCCTGATTGACCCGCCCAACGGGGACTACTACTTCATCCCGGTTTCCACCTACTCCGAGCAGGTGGTGGCCCTTTTGGAGTACATCGCCAAGCAGAAGCGGGGGGCTAAGGTGGCCCTGGTGGTCCACCCCTCTCCCTTTGGCCGAGCCCCCGTGGAGGACGCCCGGAAGGCGGCGCAGCAGCTCGGCCTCCAGATCGTGGACGTGCAGGAGGTGGGGGCGGGCAACCTGGACAACACCGCCCTTCTCCGGCGCTTTGAGGGGGCGGGGGTGGAGTTCGTGGTCCACCAAAACGTGGCGGGGCCGGTGGCCAACATCCTCAAGGACACCCGGAGGCTGGGCCTCTCGGGCAAGATGCGGCACCTGGGGGCGGTGTACACCGGTGGGGTGGACCTGATCGCCCTGGCGGGGGAGGCGGCGGAAGGCTTCCTCTGGGCAAGCCCCTACTTTACCGCCCAGGACGATACCCCGGGCATCCGCCTCCAGAAAGACCTGGTGGCCCGCTTCGGCCGTCCGGCGAGCTACGTGGAGAACCACAACTACACCGCGGGCATGCTGGCGGCGGCCATCGCCATTGAGGCCATGAAGCGGGCCCAGGAGCGCTTCAAGCGCATCACCAACGAGACGGTCTACCAGGCCATCGTGGGCATGAACGGGCCCAACGCCTTCAAGCCGGGACTCGCCGTGTCCACCAAGCAGGGCATTGAGGTGGACTTCACCAGGAGCGAGCGCACCGGGGCGGAGGGGTTGCGCATCCTCGAGGTCAAGGGTGGGCGCTTCGTGCCCATCACCGACCCCTTCACCTCGGCCCTCTTCCGCAAGGTGCACTACGGCAAATAG
- a CDS encoding ABC transporter ATP-binding protein, protein MSLNPTRPEDLGPILLLVNNIEVVYHDIIQVLRGVSLKVPEGRITALLGPNGAGKTTTLRAISGLLIPEDGEVVRGEILYQGKPIHNRPPEEIVRMGIVQVLEGRRVFKHLTVEENLRVGTLTRKDSHLKEDLERIYHYFPRLAELRNRLAGYCSGGEQQMIAIGRALLAKPRLLLLDEPSLGLAPLLVREIFDIVARVNAEEGVTVLLVEQNARMALSIAHYGYIMEMGRIVLEGDRDYLLENPDVQEFYLGVAKGGGRKSFKEVKAYKRRKRFM, encoded by the coding sequence ATGAGCCTGAACCCCACGCGTCCAGAGGACCTCGGTCCCATCCTCCTTTTGGTCAACAACATTGAGGTGGTCTACCACGACATCATCCAGGTGCTCCGGGGGGTTTCCCTGAAGGTGCCGGAGGGCAGGATCACCGCCCTCCTGGGCCCCAACGGGGCGGGGAAGACCACCACGCTCCGGGCCATCTCCGGCCTCCTGATCCCCGAGGACGGGGAGGTGGTGAGGGGGGAGATCCTCTACCAGGGAAAGCCCATCCATAATCGCCCTCCCGAGGAGATCGTGAGGATGGGCATCGTCCAGGTGCTGGAAGGCCGGCGGGTTTTCAAGCACCTCACGGTGGAGGAGAACCTGCGGGTGGGCACCTTGACCCGTAAGGACAGCCATCTTAAGGAGGATCTGGAGCGCATCTACCACTACTTCCCCCGTTTGGCCGAGCTCAGGAACCGCCTGGCTGGGTACTGCTCGGGGGGAGAGCAACAGATGATCGCCATCGGCCGCGCCCTCCTGGCCAAACCCCGCCTCCTCCTCCTGGATGAGCCCTCCTTAGGCCTGGCTCCCCTTTTGGTGCGGGAGATCTTTGACATCGTGGCCCGGGTGAACGCCGAGGAGGGGGTCACGGTCCTCTTGGTGGAGCAGAACGCCCGTATGGCCCTATCCATTGCCCACTATGGCTACATCATGGAGATGGGGCGGATCGTGCTCGAGGGGGACCGGGACTACCTCCTGGAAAACCCCGACGTGCAGGAGTTCTACCTGGGGGTGGCCAAAGGGGGCGGGCGCAAGAGCTTCAAGGAGGTAAAGGCCTACAAGAGGCGGAAGCGGTTCATGTAG
- a CDS encoding RluA family pseudouridine synthase, with protein MESVVRFRMEGVRLDQAVAEACGISRSRAQEWIAQGRVRVGERVVEKPSYRLKGEEVLVVPPEERPFVAPQDLAIPVLYEDEDLLVLNKPAGLLTHPAPGVYTGTVVNALLGRYFPPQEAERPEEVRPGIVHRLDKDTSGVLVVAKHGGALEALARAFRDRLVMKRYLAITEGHPREGALIAPIGRHPVERHKMHVGGIAPRYAETEFRILATAGPYALVEARPHTGRTHQIRVHLKHLKAPILGDGVYGRESPLIPRQALHAYELRLPHPRTGRILAFLAPVPGDMAQAWEALGGRWPEGLEREGAKEVAGT; from the coding sequence ATGGAGAGCGTGGTGCGCTTTCGCATGGAAGGGGTGCGCCTGGACCAAGCGGTGGCCGAGGCTTGCGGGATAAGCCGCAGCCGGGCCCAGGAGTGGATCGCCCAAGGCCGGGTTCGGGTGGGAGAAAGGGTGGTGGAAAAGCCCTCCTACCGCCTCAAGGGGGAAGAGGTGCTGGTGGTTCCCCCGGAGGAAAGGCCCTTCGTGGCCCCTCAGGACCTGGCCATCCCGGTGCTCTACGAGGACGAGGACCTCCTGGTCCTCAACAAGCCTGCGGGGCTTCTTACCCATCCGGCTCCTGGGGTATACACGGGCACCGTGGTCAACGCCCTGTTGGGGCGGTACTTTCCTCCCCAGGAGGCCGAGCGGCCCGAGGAGGTGCGTCCCGGCATCGTGCACCGCCTGGACAAGGACACCAGTGGGGTCCTGGTGGTGGCCAAGCATGGAGGGGCCCTCGAGGCCCTGGCCCGGGCCTTCCGCGACAGGCTGGTGATGAAGCGCTACCTGGCCATCACCGAGGGGCACCCCAGGGAGGGCGCCCTCATTGCCCCCATAGGCCGGCATCCCGTGGAGCGGCACAAGATGCACGTGGGGGGGATTGCGCCCCGGTATGCGGAGACCGAGTTCCGCATTCTCGCCACCGCCGGGCCCTACGCCCTGGTGGAGGCCCGGCCCCACACCGGCCGTACCCACCAGATCCGGGTCCACCTCAAGCACTTGAAGGCCCCCATCCTGGGGGATGGGGTTTATGGGCGGGAAAGCCCCCTGATTCCCCGCCAAGCCCTCCATGCCTATGAGCTTCGCCTTCCCCATCCCCGCACCGGGCGCATCCTGGCGTTTTTGGCCCCGGTGCCTGGGGATATGGCCCAGGCCTGGGAGGCTTTGGGGGGAAGGTGGCCTGAAGGCCTCGAGCGGGAGGGGGCCAAGGAGGTGGCGGGGACCTAA
- the lysN gene encoding 2-aminoadipate transaminase, whose amino-acid sequence MKTLDWNTLFGERARRIQASTIRELLKLTQRPGVLSFAGGLPAPELFPKEEAAAKAAEILREKGEVALQYGPTEGYFPLRAWVAGWLGVSPEEVLITTGSQQALDLLGKVFLDEASPVLLEAPSYMGAIQAFRAYGPRFLTVPAGEEGPDLKALEEALDQERPRFLYLIPSFQNPSGGLMPLEARRRLLEMAMERGLVVVEDDAYRELYFGESRLPSLFELAREAGYPGVIYLSSFSKVLAPGLRVAFVVARPEVILKLTQAKQGVDLHTPVLNQILVHELVKEGFPERLERIRTTYKAKAQAMLEALDREMPKEVAYTRPKGGMFVWMTLPEGLSAEALFRQALEENVAFVPGGPFFANGGGENTLRLSYATMDPERIQEGIRRLGKAVKGLLATA is encoded by the coding sequence GTGAAAACCCTGGACTGGAATACCCTTTTTGGCGAGCGGGCTAGGCGCATCCAGGCCTCCACCATCCGCGAGCTTTTAAAGCTCACCCAGCGTCCCGGCGTCCTCAGCTTCGCCGGGGGCCTTCCCGCCCCCGAGCTCTTCCCCAAGGAAGAGGCAGCGGCCAAGGCGGCCGAGATCCTAAGGGAAAAGGGCGAGGTGGCCCTACAGTACGGGCCTACGGAAGGCTACTTCCCCTTAAGGGCCTGGGTGGCGGGGTGGCTCGGGGTGAGCCCGGAAGAGGTCCTCATCACCACGGGAAGCCAGCAGGCCCTGGACCTTCTGGGGAAGGTCTTTTTGGACGAGGCAAGCCCGGTTCTCTTGGAAGCCCCCAGCTACATGGGGGCCATCCAGGCCTTCCGGGCCTACGGCCCCCGTTTCCTCACGGTGCCGGCCGGGGAAGAGGGGCCGGACCTCAAGGCCCTGGAGGAAGCCCTAGACCAGGAGCGCCCCCGCTTCCTCTACCTCATCCCCTCCTTCCAGAACCCCTCCGGGGGGCTCATGCCCCTGGAAGCCCGCAGGCGCCTTCTGGAAATGGCGATGGAACGGGGGTTGGTGGTGGTGGAGGATGACGCCTACCGGGAGCTCTACTTTGGGGAAAGCCGCCTGCCAAGCCTTTTTGAACTGGCCAGAGAGGCGGGCTATCCCGGGGTTATCTACCTGAGCAGTTTCTCCAAGGTGCTGGCCCCAGGCCTGAGGGTGGCCTTCGTGGTGGCCCGGCCCGAGGTCATCCTCAAGCTCACCCAAGCCAAGCAAGGGGTGGACCTGCACACCCCGGTCCTCAACCAGATCCTGGTGCACGAGCTGGTGAAGGAAGGCTTTCCGGAACGCCTGGAAAGAATCCGCACCACCTACAAGGCCAAGGCCCAGGCCATGCTGGAAGCCCTGGACCGGGAGATGCCCAAGGAGGTGGCCTATACCCGGCCCAAGGGAGGGATGTTCGTCTGGATGACCCTCCCCGAGGGGCTTTCCGCCGAGGCCCTTTTCCGGCAGGCCCTCGAGGAGAACGTGGCCTTTGTGCCCGGAGGCCCCTTCTTTGCCAACGGGGGCGGGGAGAACACCCTGAGGCTCTCCTACGCCACCATGGACCCAGAAAGGATCCAAGAAGGGATCCGGCGGCTTGGGAAGGCGGTGAAGGGACTGCTGGCCACCGCCTGA
- a CDS encoding deoxyguanosinetriphosphate triphosphohydrolase, which translates to MLYSRERLLDLEAERLAPYAQKARDTRGRKHPEPESPYRTPFQKDRDRILHTTAFRRLEYKTQVFPNWAGDYYRTRLTHTLEVVQVARSIARALGLNEDLTEAIALSHDLGHPPFGHTGEKVLNELMRDHGGFEHNAQALRILTQLEVRYPGFKGLNLTHEVLEGIATHEAAYAPGFKPEYEGKGTLEAQVVDLSDAIAYAAHDLDDGLRSGLLRPQELTEVPFLAELAREEGLDLTELTELSRRILVRQLLGFFITAAIEATHQRVEGAGVRSPEEVRRHPERLAALTPEAERAHRELKAFLMERFYRHPEVLRERRKAEIVLENLFRTYTRYPELLPKEVQARIPEEGLERAVCDYIAGMTDRYALEAYRKLFP; encoded by the coding sequence ATGCTCTACTCCAGGGAAAGGCTTCTGGATCTGGAGGCGGAAAGGCTGGCGCCCTACGCCCAGAAGGCCCGGGACACCCGGGGGCGGAAACACCCGGAGCCTGAGTCCCCCTACCGCACGCCCTTCCAGAAGGACCGGGACCGCATCCTCCACACCACCGCCTTCCGGCGCCTGGAGTACAAGACCCAGGTCTTTCCCAACTGGGCCGGGGACTACTACCGCACCCGCCTCACCCACACCCTCGAGGTGGTCCAGGTGGCCCGCTCCATCGCCCGCGCCCTGGGCCTCAACGAGGACCTCACGGAGGCCATCGCCCTTTCCCACGACTTAGGCCACCCCCCCTTTGGCCACACGGGGGAGAAGGTTCTGAACGAGCTCATGCGGGACCACGGGGGGTTTGAGCACAACGCCCAGGCCCTGAGGATCCTCACCCAGCTGGAGGTGCGCTACCCCGGTTTCAAGGGTTTGAACCTCACCCACGAGGTCCTGGAGGGAATCGCCACCCACGAGGCCGCCTATGCCCCGGGCTTCAAGCCGGAGTACGAGGGCAAGGGCACCCTCGAGGCCCAGGTGGTGGACCTTTCCGACGCCATCGCCTATGCGGCCCACGACCTAGACGACGGACTCCGTAGCGGCCTCCTTCGCCCCCAAGAGCTCACCGAGGTGCCCTTTCTGGCGGAGCTGGCCCGGGAAGAAGGCCTGGACCTCACGGAGCTAACCGAGCTTTCCCGCCGGATCCTGGTGCGCCAGCTTCTGGGCTTTTTCATCACCGCTGCCATAGAGGCCACCCACCAAAGGGTGGAAGGGGCCGGGGTGAGGAGCCCGGAGGAGGTGCGCCGGCATCCTGAACGCCTGGCTGCTCTCACCCCTGAGGCCGAGCGGGCCCACCGGGAACTCAAGGCCTTTCTCATGGAGCGCTTTTACCGCCACCCCGAGGTCCTGAGGGAGAGGCGCAAGGCGGAAATCGTTCTGGAAAATCTCTTTCGCACCTACACCCGGTACCCTGAGCTCCTGCCCAAGGAGGTTCAGGCCCGGATCCCCGAGGAGGGGCTGGAGCGGGCGGTGTGCGACTACATCGCCGGGATGACGGACCGGTACGCCCTCGAGGCCTACCGGAAGCTCTTCCCCTGA